From a region of the Gossypium raimondii isolate GPD5lz chromosome 10, ASM2569854v1, whole genome shotgun sequence genome:
- the LOC105775708 gene encoding cytochrome P450 81Q32 — protein MENIEIYLLIFLLLIFVITKRLNQTKCKHMNLPPSPPTLPILGHLHLLKEPLNRSLFALSQKHGPIFSLRLGSHLAIVPSSLSVVEECLTKNDVVFANRPYFWVGKYIGYDYTTLGSSPYGDHWRNLRRICKLEIFSANRLNSSSSIRRDEIKNLLRKLYYSLSDDDFVKVELNPLLSNLAFNITMRMIAGKQHKPKAAKLHDLLQELLKLGVSPTVGNFFPFLQWADFFRYKKKVVKLTREIDGLLQGLVDVHRRNKDGFEKEDTVISHLLRLQESEAQYYTDGIIKGIVQDMLLGGINTEFITLEWSMSHLLNNVNTLQKSKSELDFHIGHGRLLDETDLPRLHYVQNVISETLRLNPAVPLLIRHVSSDLCNVLGYNIPKGTILLVNVWAIHRDPKVWDEATSFKPERFENGRIKGCKSMPFGLGRRGCPGMDLGQRVVGLALGSLIQCFEWKRVSSKKIDMAEGKGLNLQKAKPLEAFCKARNTAKELLS, from the exons atggaaaatattgaaatatatttgcttatatttcttcttttaatctttGTTATCACCAAGCGCTTGAATCAAACAAAATGTAAACACATGAATCTCCCACCAAGTCCACCAACTCTTCCCATTCTAGGCCATCTCCATCTGCTTAAGGAACCCCTCAACCGGTCCCTCTTTGCCCTCTCGCAAAAACACGGCCCAATCTTTTCCCTCAGGCTCGGTTCACACCTCGCGATTGTCCCATCATCCCTGTCGGTTGTCGAGGAATGCTTAACAAAAAATGACGTTGTTTTCGCCAACCGTCCTTACTTCTGGGTCGGCAAGTACATTGGCTACGACTACACTACCCTCGGCTCTTCCCCTTACGGTGACCATTGGCGAAACCTAAGACGAATATGCAAGCTTGAAATCTTCTCCGCCAATCGTTTGAACTCGTCTTCGAGTATTCGACGAGACGAAATCAAGAACTTGTTGCGGAAACTGTATTATTCTTTGAGTGACGATGACTTCGTCAAGGTAGAGTTGAACCCATTGCTGTCAAATCTAGCGTTTAATATTACAATGAGGATGATTGCTGGCAAGCAACATAAACCGAAAGCAGCAAAGCTTCATGATCTCCTACAAGAGCTTTTGAAACTGGGGGTCTCACCAACTGTAGGAAACTTCTTTCCATTTTTGCAGTGGGCTGATTTCTTTAGATACAAGAAGAAAGTGGTGAAATTAACGAGAGAAATTGATGGATTATTGCAAGGTTTGGTCGATGTGCATCGAAGGAACAAAGATGGTTTCGAGAAGGAGGATACGGTGATCAGCCATTTGCTTCGTTTGCAAGAATCGGAAGCTCAGTATTATACTGATGGAATTATCAAAGGGATTGTCCAG GATATGTTACTAGGTGGAATCAACACCGAATTTATAACATTAGAATGGTCCATGTCTCATTTACTCAACAATGTAAACACATTGCAAAAGAGTAAATCCGAACTAGACTTCCACATCGGTCACGGTAGATTGCTAGACGAAACCGATCTTCCGAGACTACATTATGTACAAAACGTAATCTCAGAGACCCTCCGACTGAATCCAGCGGTGCCACTCCTTATTCGCCACGTCTCATCTGATCTTTGTAACGTATTAGGGTACAACATTCCCAAGGGTACAATATTGCTAGTGAATGTATGGGCAATCCATAGGGACCCAAAGGTATGGGATGAAGCAACAAGTTTTAAGCCGGAAAGGTTTGAGAACGGTCGGATCAAGGGTTGTAAGTCGATGCCATTTGGGTTAGGAAGAAGGGGTTGTCCCGGAATGGATTTAGGCCAACGTGTTGTGGGATTGGCTTTAGGGTCATTGATTCAATGCTTTGAGTGGAAAAGAGTAAGTTCAAAGAAAATTGATATGGCGGAAgggaaaggactaaatttacaaaaagCTAAACCTTTAGAGGCCTTTTGCAAAGCTCGCAACACAGCAAAGGAGCTACTTTCATGA
- the LOC105775011 gene encoding cytochrome P450 81Q32 translates to MFNMDFIEIYLLIFLLLIFVITKLLNRTRCKHMNLPPSPPTLPILGHLHLLKEPFNRSLFALSQKHGPIFSLRLGSRLAIVVSSPSVVEECLTKNDVVFANRPYFWVGKYIGYDYTTLGSSPYGDHWRNLRRICKFEIFSANRLNSSSSIRRDEIKNLLRKLYYSSSDDNFVKVELKPLLSKLAFNITLRMIAGKQHKPEAVKLHGLLQELLKLGISPNVGDFFPFLQWADFFGYKKKVVKLTREIDGLLQGLVDEHRRSKYGFEKEDTMISHLLRLQDSEAQYYTDEIIKGIIQDMLLGGTNTVVITLEWSMSHLLNNLNIMQKSKSELDFHIGHGRLLDETDLPRLRYLQNIISETLRLNPAVPLLVPHVSSDRCNLLGYNIPKGTMLLVNAWAIHRDPKVWNEATCFKPERFENGRAEGYKMMPFGLGRRACPGMDLGQRVVGLALGSLIQCFEWKRVSSKKIVMAEGKGLNLPKAKPLEAFCKARNTAKELLS, encoded by the exons ATGTTTAACAtggattttattgaaatatatttgcttatatttcttcttttaatctttGTTATCACCAAGCTCTTGAATCGAACAAGATGTAAACACATGAATCTCCCACCAAGTCCACCAACTCTTCCCATTCTAGGCCATCTCCATCTCCTCAAGGAACCCTTCAACCGGTCCCTCTTTGCCCTCTCGCAAAAACACGGTCCAATCTTTTCCCTCAGGCTCGGTTCACGCCTCGCGATTGTTGTATCATCCCCGTCGGTTGTCGAGGAATGCTTAAccaaaaacgacgtcgttttcgcAAACCGTCCTTACTTCTGGGTTGGCAAGTACATCGGCTACGACTACACCACCCTCGGCTCGTCCCCTTACGGTGACCATTGGCGAAACCTTAGACGAATATGCAAGTTCGAAATCTTCTCCGCCAATCGTTTGAACTCATCTTCGAGTATTCGACGAGACGAAATCAAGAACTTGTTGCGGAAACTGTATTATTCTTCAAGTGACGATAACTTTGTCAAGGTAGAGTTGAAACCATTGCTGTCAAAGCTAGCGTTTAATATAACACTGAGGATGATTGCAGGCAAGCAACATAAACCGGAAGCAGTAAAGCTTCATGGTCTCCTACAGGAGCTTCTGAAGCTGGGGATCTCACCAAATGTAGGagatttctttccatttttacaGTGGGCTGATTTCTTTGGATACAAGAAGAAAGTGGTGAAATTAACGAGAGAAATCGATGGATTATTGCAAGGTTTGGTCGATGAGCATCGAAGGAGCAAATATGGTTTCGAGAAGGAGGATACGATGATCAGCCATTTGCTTCGTTTGCAAGATTCGGAAGCTCAGTATTATACtgatgaaattatcaaaggGATTATCCAG GATATGTTACTTGGAGGAACCAACACCGTAGTTATAACATTAGAATGGTCCATGTCTCATTTACTCaacaatttaaacataatgcaaaAGAGTAAATCCGAACTAGATTTCCACATCGGTCACGGTAGATTGCTAGACGAAACCGATCTCCCGAGACTACGTTATCTACAAAACATAATCTCAGAGACCCTCCGATTGAACCCGGCAGTGCCACTTCTTGTTCCCCACGTCTCGTCTGATCGTTGTAACTTATTAGGGTACAACATTCCCAAGGGTACAATGTTGCTAGTGAATGCATGGGCGATCCATAGGGATCCAAAGGTATGGAATGAGGCAACATGTTTTAAGCCAGAAAGGTTTGAGAACGGTCGGGCAGAGGGTTATAAGATGATGCCGTTCGGGTTAGGAAGAAGGGCTTGTCCCGGAATGGATTTAGGCCAACGTGTTGTGGGATTGGCTTTAGGGTCATTGATTCAATGCTTTGAGTGGAAAAGAGTAAGTTCAAAGAAAATTGTTATGGCGGAAgggaaaggactaaatttaccAAAAGCTAAGCCTTTAGAGGCCTTCTGCAAAGCTCGCAACACTGCAAAGGAGCTACTTTCATGA
- the LOC105778396 gene encoding uncharacterized protein LOC105778396 isoform X2 — protein MENKSQVNGSSSSSSSLHHLFSPKDSPSLSSTSEILGSIFPPPPPVQGKDSIHSDHTTDGKGQSNGTTNNDKSSSIYHSETMEPCYLSSSIYYGGQEYYSPKQQTTDAPLYFRKEGEEDDPIGINSNGASRGNWWQGTKL, from the exons ATGGAAAACAAAAGTCAAGTGAAtggttcttcttcttcttcatcttctttacaTCATCTCTTTTCTCCTAAGGACTCTCCTTCATTATCCTCCACTAGTGAGATTCTTGGTAGTATTTTCCCACCTCCACCACCG GTTCAAGGGAAGGACTCTATTCACTCAG ATCATACCACAGATGGAAAGGGACAAAGCAATGGCACAACCAACAATGACAAGAGTTCATCCATTTATCACAGTGAAACAATGGAACCTTGCTATCTCAGCTCATCTATCTACTATGGAGGCCAAGAATATTATTCTCCAAAGCAGCAAACCACTGATGCTCCCCTATAT TTCAGGAAGGAAGGGGAAGAAGATGATCCCATTGGAATCAATTCTAATGGTGCTTCAAGGGGCAATTGGTGGCAGGGTACGAAGCTATGA
- the LOC105778396 gene encoding uncharacterized protein LOC105778396 isoform X1, which produces MENKSQVNGSSSSSSSLHHLFSPKDSPSLSSTSEILGSIFPPPPPVQGKDSIHSDHTTDGKGQSNGTTNNDKSSSIYHSETMEPCYLSSSIYYGGQEYYSPKQQTTDAPLYFRKEGEEDDPIGINSNGASRGNWWQGSLYY; this is translated from the exons ATGGAAAACAAAAGTCAAGTGAAtggttcttcttcttcttcatcttctttacaTCATCTCTTTTCTCCTAAGGACTCTCCTTCATTATCCTCCACTAGTGAGATTCTTGGTAGTATTTTCCCACCTCCACCACCG GTTCAAGGGAAGGACTCTATTCACTCAG ATCATACCACAGATGGAAAGGGACAAAGCAATGGCACAACCAACAATGACAAGAGTTCATCCATTTATCACAGTGAAACAATGGAACCTTGCTATCTCAGCTCATCTATCTACTATGGAGGCCAAGAATATTATTCTCCAAAGCAGCAAACCACTGATGCTCCCCTATAT TTCAGGAAGGAAGGGGAAGAAGATGATCCCATTGGAATCAATTCTAATGGTGCTTCAAGGGGCAATTGGTGGCAGG GCTCACTGTATTACTAA